One Candidatus Methylomirabilota bacterium DNA window includes the following coding sequences:
- a CDS encoding ABC transporter permease, with amino-acid sequence MRTLRASGGARVGTAILVVVGICAMAPHLLAPFDPAEQRLLARFTPPLSRAADGTLAVLGTDQLGRDILSRLIYGARTSSLIGFAAVLLAGITGTTLGLLAGVRGGASDHTVMRLADMQLAFPFILLAITVIGILGPSIRNLILVVGLSNWAAYARVVRAETLAVRERPYVEAARSLGLPVPRIVVRHILPNVSASLMVVATFGIAGAILTEAGLSFLGLGVPVAIPSWGGMLAEGRQYVDTRYWLALFPGAALFVTVMAINLVGDTLRDTLDPYLYSRRSLEQL; translated from the coding sequence TTGCGCACGCTGCGCGCGTCGGGCGGCGCGCGTGTCGGCACGGCCATTCTCGTGGTCGTCGGGATCTGTGCGATGGCGCCTCACCTGCTGGCGCCGTTCGATCCCGCCGAGCAGCGGCTGCTCGCCCGCTTCACCCCTCCTTTAAGTAGGGCCGCCGACGGCACGCTGGCCGTCCTGGGCACCGATCAGCTCGGCCGCGACATCCTGAGCCGCCTGATCTACGGGGCGAGAACCTCGAGTCTCATCGGGTTCGCGGCGGTGCTCCTGGCCGGCATCACGGGCACAACGCTCGGCCTCCTCGCCGGCGTGCGGGGCGGGGCGTCCGATCACACCGTCATGCGCCTGGCCGACATGCAGCTCGCCTTTCCGTTCATCCTGCTCGCCATCACGGTGATCGGCATCCTCGGGCCGAGCATCCGTAATCTGATCCTTGTGGTTGGCCTCAGCAACTGGGCCGCGTACGCGCGCGTGGTGCGGGCCGAGACGCTGGCCGTGCGCGAGCGGCCCTACGTGGAAGCCGCGCGGTCGCTCGGGCTTCCCGTGCCCCGCATCGTGGTTCGGCACATCCTGCCCAACGTGAGCGCCTCGCTCATGGTCGTGGCCACCTTCGGTATCGCCGGCGCGATTCTCACCGAGGCGGGGCTTTCCTTCCTCGGTCTCGGCGTGCCCGTCGCCATCCCGTCGTGGGGCGGCATGCTGGCCGAGGGTCGGCAATATGTCGACACGCGCTACTGGCTGGCGCTGTTCCCCGGCGCCGCGCTCTTCGTGACCGTGATGGCCATCAATCTCGTGGGAGATACTCTCCGCGACACGCTCGATCCCTATCTCTACTCGCGTCGAAGCCTGGAACAGCTCTGA